From Pseudanabaena sp. PCC 6802, one genomic window encodes:
- a CDS encoding J domain-containing protein — protein MGQPEVLGISRGIASYKVDDHYAVLGVAINTDATQIRRKFLKIAKILHPDVAAYSPTEKELATKYFAKLVSPAYQILTDDRERAEYFIALRHLAQALKQTSAKLDLQSELARQFLQNPHPSNYLKAVSEIANMQYRSLDKFLDYSADLSELNLVYLMTQENIFQTARSTSYGQASEDETIVQDPNQLKVERGMQLAEMYIGKKLWTEAMAELKTLTKLAPNNSKAHALMGVVYTNQNLAVMAKTCFQKALSLDPKNQIALKYMNQPGGAQPKAASGSAKQPPKKDEKKGGGWFGWGKK, from the coding sequence GTGGGACAGCCAGAAGTCCTTGGAATCAGTCGGGGGATCGCCAGTTATAAGGTCGACGATCATTATGCTGTTCTGGGCGTAGCAATTAATACTGACGCCACGCAAATCAGGAGAAAGTTTCTCAAAATAGCCAAGATCCTGCATCCAGATGTGGCAGCTTACAGTCCTACCGAAAAGGAATTGGCTACCAAATACTTTGCCAAGCTAGTTAGTCCAGCTTATCAAATTCTGACCGACGATCGCGAACGGGCAGAGTACTTTATTGCCCTCCGCCACCTGGCTCAAGCACTCAAGCAAACCTCTGCCAAACTCGATCTGCAATCCGAATTGGCACGACAGTTTTTGCAGAATCCACATCCATCTAACTATCTCAAAGCAGTGAGCGAAATTGCGAATATGCAATATCGTTCTTTAGACAAGTTTCTGGACTACTCTGCCGATTTGAGCGAACTTAACCTGGTCTATCTCATGACTCAGGAAAACATCTTCCAGACTGCCAGGAGCACGTCTTACGGTCAAGCCTCAGAAGATGAAACTATAGTTCAGGATCCTAACCAACTGAAAGTAGAGCGCGGCATGCAGCTAGCCGAGATGTACATTGGTAAGAAGCTGTGGACTGAAGCAATGGCAGAGTTAAAAACTCTGACTAAACTGGCTCCAAATAATAGTAAAGCTCATGCGTTGATGGGGGTGGTGTATACAAATCAGAATTTAGCTGTGATGGCTAAAACCTGCTTCCAAAAAGCACTGAGTCTCGATCCTAAAAACCAGATCGCGCTCAAATATATGAACCAGCCCGGCGGCGCTCAGCCAAAGGCAGCTTCAGGATCGGCAAAACAACCACCTAAGAAAGATGAAAAGAAAGGCGGCGGCTGGTTTGGTTGGGGTAAAAAGTAG